Proteins encoded together in one Citromicrobium bathyomarinum window:
- the nuoL gene encoding NADH-quinone oxidoreductase subunit L: MQSSILLIVFLPLATAIVAGLFGGTIGKTPAKVLTTVGLFASCALSWPIFLDFLGGNAQAQVVPVLQWVQSGDLSFDWALRVDTLTAVMLVVITSVSALVHLYSWGYMDEDPSQQRFFAYLSLFTFAMLMLVTADNLVQMFFGWEGVGLASYLLIGFWYKKPSANAAAIKAFVVNRVGDLGFMLGIFGTFLVFGTVSIPAILEQAPAMSGSSITFMGMRLMTMDILCLLLFVGAMGKSAQLGLHTWLPDAMEGPTPVSALIHAATMVTAGVFMVCRLSPMFETAPVALTVVTVIGGATCLFAATIGTTQWDIKRVIAYSTCSQLGYMFFAAGVGAYGVAMFHLFTHAFFKALLFLGAGAVIHAMHHEQDMRYYGALRKRIPITFWAMMAGTLAITGVGIIDVFGFAGFYSKDAILEAAYARGTGAANFAFWAGAIAAMLTSFYSWRLMFLTFWGKPRWADSEHIQHAVHHGHDEPEDHNPAAQEDSGEAVAHHVPSTEEKDGTAGYHPHEAPWVMLIPLVVLSLGAVFAGFVFYEPFVDAEGFWKGSVFFNENLVHTMHGVPLWVKLTATIAMLLGLAIAWLSYIRNPKLPEAAAEQLGPIYRFFLNKWYFDELYNFLFVKPAFWLGRVFWKVLDIGIIDRFGPDGAAWVVRQGSVGAKRFQSGMLNTYALIMLLGVVAAITWVLL; encoded by the coding sequence GTGCAGTCTTCGATCCTCCTCATCGTCTTCCTGCCGCTGGCGACTGCCATTGTCGCCGGGCTTTTCGGCGGCACGATCGGCAAGACGCCGGCCAAGGTGCTCACGACCGTCGGGCTGTTTGCCTCCTGCGCGCTCAGCTGGCCGATCTTCCTCGATTTCCTCGGCGGCAATGCCCAGGCGCAGGTCGTGCCGGTGCTCCAGTGGGTGCAGTCGGGCGATCTCTCGTTCGACTGGGCGCTGCGCGTCGACACGCTGACCGCGGTCATGCTGGTGGTCATCACCAGCGTCTCCGCGCTCGTCCACCTGTACTCGTGGGGGTACATGGACGAAGACCCCAGCCAGCAGCGCTTCTTCGCCTATCTGAGCCTGTTCACCTTCGCGATGCTGATGCTCGTGACGGCGGACAATCTGGTCCAGATGTTCTTCGGATGGGAAGGCGTCGGCCTCGCGTCGTACCTGCTGATCGGCTTCTGGTATAAAAAGCCCAGCGCCAACGCCGCCGCGATCAAGGCCTTCGTGGTCAACCGCGTGGGCGACCTTGGCTTCATGCTCGGCATTTTCGGCACCTTCCTGGTGTTCGGCACCGTCTCGATCCCCGCGATCCTCGAACAGGCTCCTGCGATGAGCGGCAGCTCGATCACCTTCATGGGCATGCGCCTGATGACGATGGACATCCTGTGCCTGCTGTTGTTCGTCGGCGCGATGGGCAAGTCCGCGCAGCTGGGCCTGCACACCTGGCTGCCCGACGCGATGGAAGGCCCGACCCCGGTTTCCGCGCTGATCCACGCCGCCACCATGGTGACCGCAGGCGTGTTCATGGTCTGTCGCCTGTCGCCGATGTTCGAGACCGCACCTGTGGCGCTGACCGTGGTGACCGTGATCGGCGGGGCGACCTGCCTGTTCGCGGCGACGATCGGCACCACGCAGTGGGACATCAAGCGGGTCATCGCCTATTCGACCTGTTCGCAGCTGGGCTACATGTTCTTCGCCGCGGGCGTGGGCGCCTACGGCGTGGCGATGTTCCACCTGTTCACGCACGCCTTCTTCAAGGCGCTGCTGTTCCTTGGCGCGGGCGCGGTGATCCACGCGATGCACCACGAGCAGGACATGCGTTACTACGGCGCGCTGCGTAAGCGCATCCCGATCACCTTCTGGGCGATGATGGCAGGTACGCTGGCGATCACCGGCGTCGGGATCATCGACGTGTTCGGCTTTGCAGGCTTCTATTCGAAGGACGCGATCCTCGAAGCGGCCTATGCGCGCGGCACGGGCGCAGCCAACTTCGCCTTCTGGGCGGGTGCGATCGCGGCGATGCTGACCAGCTTCTATTCCTGGCGCCTGATGTTCCTGACCTTCTGGGGCAAGCCGCGCTGGGCCGATAGCGAGCATATCCAGCACGCGGTCCACCACGGGCATGACGAGCCGGAAGATCACAATCCTGCCGCGCAGGAAGATTCGGGCGAGGCCGTGGCGCACCACGTTCCCTCGACCGAGGAGAAGGACGGCACTGCCGGCTATCATCCGCATGAGGCACCGTGGGTCATGTTGATCCCGCTGGTCGTGCTGAGCCTGGGTGCAGTGTTCGCTGGCTTCGTGTTCTACGAGCCTTTCGTCGATGCCGAAGGCTTCTGGAAGGGCTCCGTGTTCTTCAACGAGAACCTCGTCCACACGATGCACGGCGTGCCGCTGTGGGTTAAGCTGACCGCGACCATTGCGATGCTTCTGGGTCTCGCGATCGCCTGGCTGTCCTACATCCGCAATCCGAAGCTGCCGGAAGCGGCGGCCGAGCAGCTGGGCCCGATCTACCGCTTCTTCCTCAACAAGTGGTACTTCGACGAGCTGTACAACTTCCTGTTCGTGAAGCCTGCCTTCTGGCTGGGCCGCGTGTTCTGGAAGGTGCTCGACATCGGAATTATCGACAGGTTCGGGCCTGATGGCGCGGCCTGGGTGGTCAGGCAGGGATCGGTAGGGGCCAAGCGCTTCCAGTCCGGCATGCTCAACACCTACGCCCTGATCATGCTGCTCGGCGTTGTCGCCGCTATTACCTGGGTGCTGCTGTAA
- the nuoK gene encoding NADH-quinone oxidoreductase subunit NuoK, whose protein sequence is MIGIQHYIIVSAILFVLGVLGIFLNRKNVIVILMAIELILLAVNINLVAFSAFLGDLTGQIFAMFVLTVAAGEAAIGLAILVIFFRDRGTIAVDDVNRMKG, encoded by the coding sequence ATGATCGGCATCCAGCATTACATCATCGTCAGCGCGATCCTGTTCGTGCTCGGCGTGCTTGGCATCTTCCTCAACCGCAAGAACGTGATCGTCATTCTGATGGCGATCGAGCTGATCCTGCTGGCGGTGAACATCAACCTCGTCGCGTTCAGCGCCTTCCTCGGCGACCTGACCGGGCAGATCTTCGCGATGTTCGTGCTGACCGTGGCGGCGGGCGAAGCGGCCATCGGGCTCGCGATTCTCGTCATCTTCTTCCGTGACCGTGGCACGATCGCGGTCGACGATGTGAACCGGATGAAGGGCTGA
- a CDS encoding NADH-quinone oxidoreductase subunit J, producing MIQAIAFYLFATMVIASGVLTIMSRNPVHSVLWLILAFFNAAGLMVLLGAEFIAMLLVVVYVGAVAVLFLFVVMMLDVDMAELRAGFIKNFPLGIAIALVLLAELVLGIGALGAGPLELGTASGANAPNLANSNIENIGALLYSKYIFVFEAAGLILLVAMIGAIVLTHRDLKTTRGHQNITKQVRRNPKEATQMKQPTVGEGVEL from the coding sequence ATGATCCAGGCCATAGCCTTCTACCTTTTCGCAACGATGGTGATCGCCAGTGGCGTGCTCACCATCATGAGCCGCAATCCGGTGCATTCGGTGCTGTGGCTGATCCTGGCGTTCTTCAACGCGGCGGGCCTGATGGTGCTGCTGGGCGCGGAGTTCATCGCGATGCTGCTGGTCGTCGTTTACGTCGGTGCCGTGGCCGTGCTGTTCCTGTTCGTGGTGATGATGCTCGACGTCGACATGGCGGAGCTGCGCGCCGGGTTCATCAAGAACTTCCCGCTGGGGATCGCGATCGCGCTGGTCCTGCTGGCGGAGCTGGTGCTGGGCATCGGCGCGCTGGGGGCCGGGCCGCTTGAGCTGGGCACGGCGAGCGGTGCGAACGCGCCCAATCTGGCCAACAGCAATATCGAGAATATCGGCGCGCTGCTCTATTCGAAGTACATCTTCGTGTTCGAGGCCGCGGGCCTGATCCTGCTGGTGGCGATGATCGGCGCGATCGTGCTGACCCACCGCGACCTCAAGACCACGCGCGGCCACCAGAACATCACCAAGCAGGTTCGTCGCAACCCGAAGGAAGCAACCCAGATGAAGCAGCCGACCGTCGGCGAGGGGGTCGAGCTATGA
- the nuoI gene encoding NADH-quinone oxidoreductase subunit NuoI → MSIAQTIKAFTLYEFVKAHALTLKYLFKPKVTINYPYEKNPISPRFRGEHALRRYPNGEERCIACKLCEAVCPAQAITIESEPRADGSRRTTRYDIDMTKCIYCGFCQEACPVDAIVEGPNFEYSTETREELLYDKAKLLANGDKWERAIAANLEADAPYR, encoded by the coding sequence ATGAGCATCGCACAAACCATCAAGGCCTTTACCCTCTACGAGTTCGTGAAGGCCCACGCGCTGACCCTGAAGTATCTCTTCAAGCCCAAGGTCACGATCAACTACCCGTACGAGAAGAACCCGATCAGCCCGCGGTTCCGGGGCGAGCATGCGCTGCGCCGCTATCCCAACGGGGAAGAGCGCTGCATTGCGTGCAAGCTGTGCGAGGCGGTGTGCCCGGCGCAGGCGATCACCATCGAGTCGGAGCCGCGCGCGGACGGTTCGCGCCGCACCACGCGCTACGACATCGACATGACCAAGTGCATCTATTGCGGTTTCTGCCAGGAAGCGTGCCCGGTGGACGCGATCGTCGAGGGTCCGAACTTCGAATATTCGACGGAAACCCGGGAAGAATTGCTTTACGACAAGGCCAAGCTGCTCGCCAATGGTGACAAATGGGAACGCGCCATCGCAGCCAACCTTGAAGCCGACGCGCCCTACCGCTAG
- the nuoH gene encoding NADH-quinone oxidoreductase subunit NuoH — protein MTEFFQSLGMNYEWAWFVATIAGILLIALPLMLAVAYVILIDRKVWAAINLRKGPNVVGPFGLLQSFADGLKVFLQETIIPSAANKGIFIIAPIITFTVALAAWAVVPFADGVVLADINVGLLYILAISSLSVYGVVMAGWASNSKYPFFSAMRAAAQMISYEVSIGFILVCVVLWAGSWNLTEIVEAQRGHGFGIVNGFYFNLLLFPMWVVFFISSLAETQRVPFDLTEAESELVAGYQTEYSSMAFALYWLGEYANILLMCALNTLLFFGGWLPPVDWAPLYWVPGIIWFLLKTLFFFFMFSWVMATVPRYRYDQLMRLGWKIFLPMSLIFVFVISGYLMATGHFGSAA, from the coding sequence ATGACCGAATTCTTCCAATCTCTCGGCATGAACTACGAGTGGGCGTGGTTCGTCGCGACGATCGCGGGCATCCTGCTGATCGCACTGCCGCTGATGCTGGCGGTCGCCTACGTCATCCTGATCGACCGCAAGGTCTGGGCCGCGATCAACCTGCGCAAAGGCCCCAACGTGGTCGGCCCGTTCGGCCTGCTGCAGAGCTTTGCAGACGGTCTGAAGGTGTTCCTGCAGGAAACCATCATCCCGAGCGCAGCGAACAAGGGCATCTTCATCATCGCGCCGATCATCACCTTTACGGTGGCGCTGGCGGCGTGGGCGGTGGTGCCGTTCGCGGATGGAGTGGTGCTGGCGGATATCAATGTCGGCCTGCTGTACATCCTCGCGATCAGCTCGCTGTCGGTTTACGGCGTGGTGATGGCCGGGTGGGCCTCGAACTCGAAATACCCGTTCTTCTCCGCCATGCGTGCCGCTGCGCAGATGATTTCGTACGAAGTCTCGATCGGCTTCATCCTCGTGTGCGTCGTGCTCTGGGCAGGTTCGTGGAACCTCACCGAGATCGTCGAGGCGCAGCGCGGCCACGGTTTCGGCATCGTCAACGGGTTCTATTTCAACCTGCTGCTGTTCCCGATGTGGGTGGTGTTCTTCATCAGCTCGCTTGCGGAAACGCAGCGCGTTCCGTTCGACCTGACCGAGGCGGAGAGTGAGCTGGTTGCCGGGTATCAGACCGAATATTCCAGCATGGCTTTCGCGCTCTACTGGCTGGGTGAATATGCCAACATCCTGCTGATGTGTGCGCTCAATACGCTGCTGTTCTTCGGCGGGTGGCTGCCGCCTGTCGACTGGGCGCCGCTGTACTGGGTGCCGGGGATTATCTGGTTCCTGCTCAAGACGCTGTTCTTCTTCTTCATGTTCAGCTGGGTGATGGCGACCGTGCCGCGCTACCGCTACGACCAGCTGATGCGGCTTGGCTGGAAGATCTTCCTGCCGATGAGCCTGATCTTCGTTTTCGTCATCAGCGGCTACCTGATGGCCACCGGGCATTTCGGAAGCGCAGCATGA